One window of the Streptomyces sp. ITFR-21 genome contains the following:
- a CDS encoding bifunctional DNA primase/polymerase: MADTPAAQKGALNWALWLAGQGFAVFKADHPTLPRCAGVGQFHDPATCTDRGKHPAVAFTYRNTKDQAEVRRQFGDGIFNVGIFVGGCQGPDGKQLVVMDSDRPRALEDVANALGHEHTPTMRVVTGKGHHDYYWAPADARLGNSLGALKGKFDGDVRAGNAYVIAAGSLHASGAVYTLEDAAQPPVDAPEWLLTALQDRGSAPARPVAGVTISADRYDKYTRNALQAECDAIVNAPEGNQNNQINASAFSIGTIVGAGGLGEGEAWEALLSAARGGNHPESRAISAINSGLHKGMSKPRHPWPPVSRRDDEAELRALIAPAPDDGQHVDWSDAEEGVPEPEGPPADTAPKPIPGRLPAAFYAARPELDHIRQAAHSRNRSADVAFYSTLARLSGIVPHHIRADTGIADYVSLNLFVAVVGGSGTGKSTGVRVGGRLITAPPEMDFRDGLPIGSGEGMAEIFMGTVEEETGEIHKSGPKKGDPVTVTVRAQVRHNAFFYVDEGATLTRLMKERTGSTLGETIRSAAVGQTLGQTNASKDNTRYIPGGSYSMGLLVGFQPETAAPLFQDTAEGTPQRFLWGVVTDPTIPDDAPYWPGELTAWRDAISLPGGSLIKAPTYITFDREITTELRRVDLANARGEKQPEGTGPLDSHAPVMKIKVSSLLAILAGRLHVTVEDWELAEMVWRASCAARDWVIAYSERQRQADQEKRTQARIVEEVRVDQARLEAEETRSDKGADRVATRLALLVHQGGPATRSALRTKFPGRDKKHIADGITLAMLRDWVIEADGKLCPGRSRPT; encoded by the coding sequence GTGGCCGACACCCCGGCCGCCCAGAAGGGTGCCCTCAACTGGGCGCTATGGCTTGCCGGGCAGGGGTTCGCCGTCTTCAAGGCGGATCACCCGACGCTGCCCAGGTGTGCCGGGGTGGGCCAGTTCCACGACCCGGCGACGTGCACCGACCGCGGCAAGCACCCGGCGGTCGCCTTCACCTACCGCAACACGAAGGACCAGGCCGAGGTGCGTCGCCAGTTCGGCGACGGGATCTTCAACGTCGGCATCTTCGTCGGCGGGTGCCAGGGACCAGACGGCAAGCAGCTCGTGGTCATGGACAGCGACCGGCCCCGCGCCCTGGAGGACGTGGCCAACGCCCTCGGTCACGAGCACACCCCCACGATGCGGGTGGTGACGGGCAAGGGACACCACGACTACTACTGGGCCCCGGCCGACGCCCGGCTCGGCAACAGCCTCGGCGCGCTCAAGGGCAAGTTCGACGGGGATGTCCGCGCGGGCAACGCCTACGTCATCGCGGCCGGCTCTCTGCACGCGAGCGGCGCCGTCTACACCCTGGAGGACGCCGCACAGCCACCGGTCGATGCACCCGAGTGGCTGCTGACCGCGTTGCAGGACCGTGGGAGCGCCCCGGCGCGACCGGTGGCGGGCGTCACCATCTCAGCAGACCGGTACGACAAGTACACCCGCAATGCCCTGCAAGCCGAATGCGACGCGATCGTCAACGCTCCCGAGGGCAACCAGAACAACCAGATCAACGCCAGCGCCTTCAGCATCGGCACGATCGTGGGCGCGGGAGGGCTCGGCGAAGGCGAGGCATGGGAAGCGCTGCTCTCCGCTGCCCGAGGCGGGAACCACCCGGAGAGCAGGGCGATCTCCGCGATCAACTCGGGCCTGCACAAGGGGATGTCCAAGCCGCGCCACCCATGGCCGCCGGTCTCCCGGCGCGACGACGAGGCCGAACTCCGGGCGCTTATCGCACCCGCCCCCGATGATGGGCAGCACGTCGACTGGAGCGACGCCGAGGAGGGCGTGCCCGAGCCCGAGGGACCGCCCGCCGACACTGCACCCAAGCCCATCCCCGGCCGGCTTCCGGCAGCGTTCTACGCGGCAAGGCCCGAGCTGGATCACATCCGGCAGGCGGCGCACTCGCGGAATCGTTCCGCCGACGTGGCCTTCTACTCCACCCTGGCCCGCCTCTCGGGCATCGTCCCCCACCACATCCGCGCCGACACCGGCATCGCCGACTATGTCTCCCTCAACTTGTTCGTGGCCGTCGTCGGCGGATCAGGCACTGGCAAGTCCACCGGCGTCCGCGTCGGCGGCCGACTCATCACCGCCCCGCCGGAGATGGACTTCCGTGACGGCCTGCCCATCGGCTCGGGTGAAGGCATGGCCGAGATCTTCATGGGCACCGTCGAGGAGGAGACCGGGGAGATCCACAAGAGCGGTCCGAAGAAGGGCGACCCGGTCACGGTCACAGTCCGCGCCCAGGTCCGGCACAACGCGTTCTTCTACGTCGATGAGGGCGCCACCCTCACCAGGCTCATGAAGGAGCGCACCGGGTCGACACTCGGTGAAACGATCCGCAGCGCGGCCGTAGGGCAGACCCTCGGACAGACCAACGCCAGCAAGGACAACACCCGCTACATCCCCGGCGGTTCGTACAGCATGGGCCTGCTCGTCGGCTTCCAGCCCGAGACCGCGGCCCCGCTCTTCCAGGACACCGCCGAAGGCACCCCGCAGCGCTTCCTCTGGGGAGTCGTCACCGACCCCACGATCCCGGACGACGCGCCGTACTGGCCCGGGGAGTTGACGGCCTGGCGCGACGCGATCTCACTGCCCGGCGGGTCGCTGATCAAGGCGCCCACCTACATCACCTTCGACCGGGAGATCACCACCGAGCTGCGGCGCGTCGACCTGGCCAACGCTCGCGGCGAGAAGCAGCCGGAGGGCACGGGGCCGCTCGACTCCCACGCGCCTGTCATGAAGATCAAGGTGTCCTCGTTGCTCGCCATCCTCGCCGGACGACTGCACGTCACGGTCGAGGACTGGGAGCTGGCGGAGATGGTCTGGCGCGCCTCCTGCGCCGCCCGGGACTGGGTCATCGCGTACAGCGAACGCCAACGCCAGGCAGACCAGGAGAAGCGCACTCAGGCCCGCATCGTCGAAGAAGTTCGCGTTGACCAGGCCCGGCTGGAAGCCGAGGAGACCCGGTCGGATAAGGGCGCCGACCGAGTAGCGACCCGGCTGGCCCTGTTGGTCCACCAGGGCGGCCCAGCAACGCGTAGCGCGCTCCGCACCAAGTTCCCCGGGCGCGACAAGAAGCACATCGCGGACGGGATCACCCTCGCCATGCTCCGCGACTGGGTCATCGAGGCCGACGGAAAGCTCTGCCCAGGACGGTCGCGCCCAACCTGA
- a CDS encoding DUF6907 domain-containing protein, giving the protein MTTATKALRHFPWCAPGKCESRPETQSAEHYGQRLLLDAPDGMDMGPAYLLHAELYVDDRYKGTSLWLGTGDPDDDEAVLDGPQLDAFIARVTAFRDGLAAMRAQLDAKPTES; this is encoded by the coding sequence ATGACGACCGCCACCAAGGCCCTGCGGCATTTTCCGTGGTGCGCGCCCGGGAAGTGCGAGAGCCGGCCCGAGACCCAGTCGGCCGAGCACTACGGCCAGCGGCTTCTGCTGGACGCGCCCGACGGCATGGACATGGGCCCCGCCTACCTGCTGCACGCCGAGCTGTACGTGGACGACCGGTACAAGGGCACGAGTCTGTGGCTCGGAACCGGAGATCCGGACGACGACGAGGCCGTGCTGGACGGCCCGCAGCTGGACGCCTTCATCGCCCGCGTCACCGCCTTCCGTGACGGCCTGGCCGCGATGCGCGCCCAGCTCGACGCGAAGCCGACCGAGTCGTGA
- a CDS encoding DUF6907 domain-containing protein, with translation MKVLPGHYPWCSRRECIRHATSATEHQGPLNELPARGRHGDRKLPLLHSRLTHVRDMCPDTEISVTFYDEGTTYDAAEADELIADFETFLTGLKAQRAQLGQAAPAAEQVTA, from the coding sequence ATGAAGGTCCTTCCTGGCCACTACCCCTGGTGCTCGCGCCGTGAGTGCATCCGGCACGCCACGTCGGCCACCGAGCACCAGGGGCCGCTGAACGAGCTGCCCGCGCGAGGGCGCCACGGTGACCGCAAGCTGCCGCTGCTGCACTCGCGGCTGACCCACGTCCGCGACATGTGCCCCGACACGGAGATCAGCGTCACCTTCTACGACGAGGGCACCACCTACGACGCCGCCGAGGCCGACGAGCTCATCGCCGACTTCGAGACGTTCCTGACCGGCCTCAAGGCACAGCGCGCCCAGCTCGGCCAGGCCGCCCCGGCTGCGGAGCAGGTGACGGCATGA
- a CDS encoding helix-turn-helix domain-containing protein: MQTNGLKIRQMRIERGVSLARFATAIGLSGAGLSRIERGSRSPRPETLLKIAVGLGCRISDITIRESATGNDNAPGYQPGAPVQQHTSTSTSK; the protein is encoded by the coding sequence GTGCAGACGAACGGACTGAAGATCCGGCAGATGCGCATCGAGCGCGGCGTGAGCCTTGCCCGGTTCGCCACTGCCATCGGACTCAGCGGAGCCGGCCTCTCCCGCATCGAGCGGGGCAGTCGCTCGCCACGTCCCGAAACGCTCCTGAAGATCGCGGTGGGTCTCGGATGTCGCATCTCCGACATCACCATCCGCGAGAGCGCGACCGGAAACGACAACGCCCCCGGGTACCAGCCGGGGGCGCCTGTCCAGCAGCACACCAGTACGTCCACCAGCAAGTAG
- a CDS encoding recombinase family protein — protein MKTPDGQQIRAVIYVRISQDRTGAGLGVERQREDCEALAERMGFEVVRVYPDNDISAFSGKKRPGYRRMLDDLDAGTATVVICWHTDRLHRSPTELEEYISLCERRGITTHTVQAGELDLATPSGRMVARMLGAVARQESEHKGERVARARLQKAQAGEWAGGIRPFGWGLPTGGTRVVADKKTGDEIEVPVLDYDKAVPGEAALVLESTEDIIAGKSLRGWVQLLADKGVVSTMGNPIGTIEWRDILLRPRNAGIVIYRGQPVGRGKWDVIVPEPTWRAAVAVLEDPARRTTPGNRPRWLGSLLFECGKEGCLCPGPMKVSGTGNKDHRPAYRCQLGQVTRRADVLDDYVRDVILERLSRPDAAGLLLPLADESAVAELQAQQVELRGRLTTLASAFGSGLVDASQLAEGSSVINAQLSTVLAQLAAAASKDPLVDLVGTADPWAVWKGMELEQRRNVLRALVTVRIRPGRRGRMPDGSYQDMESIEFEWKRTP, from the coding sequence ATGAAGACCCCCGACGGACAGCAGATCCGCGCAGTGATCTATGTCCGGATCAGCCAGGACCGGACCGGGGCCGGCCTCGGCGTCGAGCGGCAGCGCGAGGACTGCGAGGCCCTGGCCGAGCGCATGGGCTTCGAGGTCGTCAGGGTCTACCCGGACAACGACATCTCGGCGTTCAGCGGGAAGAAGCGCCCCGGGTACCGGCGGATGCTCGACGACCTCGATGCGGGCACCGCCACGGTCGTCATCTGCTGGCACACCGACCGGCTGCACCGCTCCCCCACTGAGCTGGAGGAGTACATCAGCCTCTGCGAGCGGCGCGGCATCACCACCCATACCGTGCAGGCCGGCGAACTCGATCTCGCCACACCGTCCGGCCGGATGGTGGCCCGCATGCTCGGCGCGGTCGCCCGCCAGGAGTCCGAGCACAAGGGCGAACGCGTCGCCCGCGCCCGGCTCCAGAAGGCACAGGCAGGCGAGTGGGCCGGCGGGATCCGCCCGTTCGGCTGGGGGCTGCCCACCGGGGGAACCCGCGTCGTGGCCGACAAGAAGACCGGTGACGAGATCGAAGTGCCGGTGCTCGACTACGACAAGGCTGTGCCGGGCGAGGCGGCCCTCGTCCTGGAGTCCACCGAGGACATCATCGCGGGCAAGTCCCTCCGCGGCTGGGTGCAGCTGCTCGCCGACAAGGGCGTGGTCTCCACGATGGGGAACCCGATCGGGACGATCGAGTGGCGGGACATCCTGCTGCGGCCGAGGAACGCCGGGATCGTCATCTACCGGGGTCAGCCGGTCGGTAGGGGCAAGTGGGACGTCATCGTGCCCGAACCGACGTGGCGGGCGGCCGTGGCGGTCCTGGAAGACCCCGCGCGGCGGACGACTCCAGGGAACCGGCCGAGGTGGCTCGGATCGCTGCTGTTCGAGTGCGGCAAGGAGGGCTGCCTCTGCCCCGGACCGATGAAGGTCTCCGGCACCGGCAACAAGGACCACCGGCCGGCGTACCGGTGCCAGCTCGGGCAGGTCACCCGCCGGGCCGATGTCCTCGACGACTATGTGCGGGATGTGATCCTGGAGCGCTTGTCGCGCCCGGATGCGGCGGGGCTGCTGCTGCCCCTGGCCGACGAGAGTGCGGTGGCGGAGCTGCAGGCCCAGCAGGTGGAGCTCCGCGGACGGCTGACCACTTTGGCCTCGGCCTTCGGGTCCGGGCTGGTCGATGCCTCGCAGCTGGCCGAGGGCTCCAGCGTGATCAACGCCCAGTTGTCGACCGTGCTGGCGCAGCTGGCCGCCGCCGCGTCGAAGGATCCGCTCGTGGACCTGGTGGGCACGGCGGACCCGTGGGCGGTGTGGAAGGGCATGGAGCTGGAGCAGCGCCGCAACGTGCTGCGGGCCCTGGTCACCGTGCGGATCAGGCCCGGCCGGCGCGGACGGATGCCCGACGGGTCGTATCAGGACATGGAAAGCATCGAGTTCGAATGGAAGCGGACGCCTTAA
- a CDS encoding recombinase family protein codes for MKSTQAGDASTEPQVIRCYVYAHVARSNPLAIQRQIQDGYALAGSLSGPGAEYQVVRVFQDDGGSGRSANRPAYEEMLAGLERGDAAAVLVFREDRLYRDPDLQKAYSEISNRLGVETYSVESGRLGR; via the coding sequence ATGAAGAGCACCCAGGCTGGCGACGCCAGTACAGAGCCGCAGGTAATCCGCTGCTACGTGTACGCGCACGTCGCGCGGAGCAACCCTCTGGCTATCCAGCGACAGATCCAAGACGGGTACGCCCTCGCCGGATCGCTCTCCGGGCCGGGCGCCGAGTACCAGGTCGTTCGCGTCTTCCAGGACGACGGCGGCTCAGGGCGCTCGGCCAACCGGCCGGCCTACGAGGAGATGCTCGCCGGACTTGAACGAGGCGATGCCGCCGCGGTCCTCGTCTTCAGGGAAGACCGCCTCTACCGCGATCCCGACCTCCAGAAGGCGTACAGCGAAATCTCGAACCGGCTGGGCGTTGAGACCTACAGCGTGGAGTCTGGGCGGCTCGGCCGATGA
- a CDS encoding type II secretion system F family protein, whose translation MSPGPAPAALAWAAALCAVALLTRVPRPGAGVRRRALRLVGSVEFRAGRSPGERLRKLDAWARRALAGRPGVLCLPVGLVLGLATGSPLPVAAGVLGAPLVGRALRRRAERAAADRGIAAVAALCGTVAGDLRAGRPPNAALADAVDSAGWARGPELAGAASLLLSAARFGGDVPQALRAAARLREGILGLAAVAACWQVAVDGGAGLAAALDRVAAALRAEADQREDLRAQLAGPRSTAVLLALLPLFGLVLGAGLGARPSAVLLHTPVGLCCLAAGAALEWAGLAWTARIIRDAEDGSAVGQRGARKAQRETAERVPAGRGTL comes from the coding sequence ATGAGCCCCGGACCGGCTCCCGCGGCCCTCGCCTGGGCGGCGGCCCTGTGCGCGGTGGCGCTGCTGACGCGCGTGCCCCGCCCCGGAGCAGGAGTGCGCCGCCGCGCGCTCCGGCTGGTGGGCTCGGTGGAGTTCCGGGCCGGGCGTTCGCCGGGGGAGCGGTTGCGCAAGCTGGATGCCTGGGCGCGGCGGGCGCTTGCCGGGCGCCCCGGGGTGCTGTGCCTGCCGGTAGGGCTGGTACTGGGATTGGCGACCGGGTCGCCGCTGCCGGTGGCGGCCGGGGTGCTGGGCGCGCCGCTGGTGGGACGGGCTTTGCGGAGACGAGCCGAGCGGGCCGCAGCCGACCGTGGGATCGCGGCGGTCGCCGCGCTGTGCGGGACGGTGGCCGGGGATCTGCGGGCCGGACGGCCGCCGAACGCGGCGCTGGCGGACGCTGTGGATTCGGCCGGATGGGCGAGAGGCCCCGAACTGGCCGGTGCGGCAAGCCTGCTGCTGTCGGCCGCCCGCTTCGGCGGGGACGTGCCGCAGGCGCTGCGGGCCGCCGCCCGGCTTCGCGAGGGCATCCTGGGGCTCGCCGCGGTCGCCGCCTGCTGGCAGGTCGCCGTGGACGGTGGCGCCGGGCTGGCCGCCGCTCTGGACCGGGTGGCCGCCGCGCTGCGGGCCGAGGCCGATCAACGGGAAGACCTGCGGGCCCAGTTGGCGGGCCCACGCTCCACGGCCGTGCTGCTGGCGCTGCTCCCACTGTTCGGGCTCGTCCTGGGCGCGGGGCTCGGCGCTCGGCCCTCGGCGGTGCTGCTGCACACCCCGGTCGGCCTGTGCTGCCTGGCCGCAGGCGCGGCCCTGGAGTGGGCGGGCCTGGCCTGGACGGCGCGCATCATCCGGGACGCCGAGGACGGCTCCGCCGTTGGACAGCGCGGGGCGCGAAAGGCGCAGCGGGAGACAGCCGAAAGAGTCCCGGCGGGGAGGGGGACGTTGTGA
- a CDS encoding type II secretion system F family protein, producing the protein MRGGTGWAVHSLGTAGAVLAALAAGLLAAGGARQRVVGIRRLRSVLGTPCRTRRPAETLRRLRGPLTGWGPVVAAGLGVGALIGGPLGVLAGIGTAAGTGRWLKRRQKAAGRLAGAAEAGDADLPFCADLMAACLAAGATPGEAAGAVGRCLDGPLGEALIRVRAELRLGAEPAECWDRFGRLPAAREMGRCLARAATTGSAPVAEMARLAAECRAARARTALARARRAAVLATAPLGACFLPAFLLVGVAPVVMGLAGRVLGGGAD; encoded by the coding sequence GTGAGGGGTGGAACGGGCTGGGCTGTCCACAGCCTGGGGACAGCCGGGGCGGTTCTGGCGGCGCTGGCCGCCGGGCTGCTGGCAGCGGGAGGGGCGCGGCAGCGGGTCGTGGGGATCCGGCGGCTGCGGAGCGTGCTGGGGACGCCGTGCCGGACACGGAGGCCGGCGGAGACGCTGCGGCGGCTGCGTGGGCCGCTGACGGGGTGGGGCCCGGTGGTCGCCGCGGGGCTCGGGGTCGGGGCGCTGATCGGCGGGCCGCTGGGCGTCCTGGCGGGAATCGGGACGGCGGCCGGAACCGGGCGATGGCTCAAGCGCCGTCAGAAGGCCGCTGGGCGACTCGCCGGCGCCGCGGAGGCGGGGGACGCGGACCTGCCGTTCTGCGCCGACCTGATGGCCGCCTGCCTGGCCGCCGGCGCCACGCCGGGGGAGGCGGCGGGGGCCGTGGGCCGCTGCTTGGACGGGCCGCTGGGAGAGGCGCTGATACGGGTGCGGGCCGAGTTGCGGCTCGGAGCGGAGCCGGCGGAGTGCTGGGACCGGTTCGGCCGGCTACCCGCAGCCCGGGAAATGGGCCGGTGCCTGGCCAGGGCCGCCACGACCGGGAGCGCACCGGTCGCGGAGATGGCCCGGCTGGCGGCCGAGTGTCGTGCCGCGCGCGCCCGTACGGCCCTGGCCCGGGCCAGGCGTGCCGCGGTTTTGGCCACCGCGCCGCTGGGCGCCTGCTTCCTGCCGGCGTTCCTGCTGGTCGGTGTCGCCCCGGTGGTGATGGGACTGGCCGGAAGGGTCCTGGGCGGCGGGGCGGACTGA